The Lysobacter helvus nucleotide sequence GCCGTCGCCGTGAGGACCTCTTCCATGCCCCGTAAAGCCCCACGCCCCGAACTTGCCGACGCCAAGTCGCAAGGCTTCCACAACATCGGCGAGGCCGCCGCGCTCACCGGAATCAGTGCGAAGATGATCCGGCACTACGAGAGCATCGACCTGATCCCGGAGGCGGGCCGCACCTTCGCCGGCTACCGCATCTACACCGACAACGACCTGCACCGCATCCGCTTCATCAAGCGCGCACGCACGCTGGGCTTCTCCATGAAGGAAATCGCGAACCTGCTCGGCCTGTGGGACGACCGCGGGCGCGCCAGCGCAGACGTGAAGAAGCTCGCGCACCAGCATGCGCAAGCGCTGGCGGAAAAGATCGCGGAAATGCAGTCGATGCAGCGGACGCTCGAAGACCTCGCGCGCCGTTGCCACGGCGATGCGCGACCGGAGTGTCCGATCCTCGACGACCTCGCTTCGTAGTGGGCCGCACCGCCAAGAAGTGAGACTCTCGACGACAGGAGCGCGCGGCAAAAGCCCGCCATCTCCGCGCCCGGCGAGCGCGAGTATGCTTCCGCGGCGGGATGTGGATTCTGTGCCGGATACTGACTGGGCGCGTCTGCCGACGGCCACATTGGTAATCAACGAGTTGAGGAGACCCGGAGTGGGCGATTGCTGCGGTTGCGACCTCGATATCAAGGCCATGCAGGAAGCGCAGAAGCGCGTCCTCCGCACGGTCATGCTGATCAACATCGCGACCTTCGGGATGATGGTCGGCGCGGCTTGGTACAGCCGATCATCGGCGCTCCTGTCAGGCACGCTGGACAACCTCGGCGACGCTGTAACGTACGCACTCAGCCTGTCTGTTGTCGCGGCCGGAGCGCGCGCCAAGGCTCGTGTAGCCGTATTCAAAGGGGCGCTCATTTCGTGCGCCGCACTCGGCGTTGCGATTCAGATCGGATGGCGACTGGCGCACCCGACGGTGCCAATCTTTGAAGGCATGGGTGTCGCCGCGATCCTCAACCTCGCAGCAAATCTGTATTGCCTGCGCCTCCTGAATCCGTACCGTG carries:
- the cueR gene encoding Cu(I)-responsive transcriptional regulator; the encoded protein is MPRKAPRPELADAKSQGFHNIGEAAALTGISAKMIRHYESIDLIPEAGRTFAGYRIYTDNDLHRIRFIKRARTLGFSMKEIANLLGLWDDRGRASADVKKLAHQHAQALAEKIAEMQSMQRTLEDLARRCHGDARPECPILDDLAS
- a CDS encoding cation transporter, with amino-acid sequence MQEAQKRVLRTVMLINIATFGMMVGAAWYSRSSALLSGTLDNLGDAVTYALSLSVVAAGARAKARVAVFKGALISCAALGVAIQIGWRLAHPTVPIFEGMGVAAILNLAANLYCLRLLNPYRAGDVNMASAWECSRNDVFEGIAVIVATVAVWVFDAGWPDIVVAIALLLLFLRSAFRVLRSATLAYRASPSNT